In Paracoccus aerodenitrificans, the following are encoded in one genomic region:
- the lptD gene encoding LPS assembly protein LptD, whose product MNRLLFASLCLACAAPASGQDMTGAAQPWWETDPAYGAADGPALAPTEDADPNAPYADGTELSRLTGSIRPPQRDVTISDDDLDEEGSAATVLADYFSVSEDRTLTASGGVVVWYDGARLVADRVRYDGETGEMTITGPIHLTRPGDVGTEDDAILIADQAQLSQDMRDGLLRGARLVLAREMQMAATEITLTGNGRFTTLDNVVASSCQICAEDPTPLWEIRARRITHDDDLNMLRFEHPQLRAFGLPIGSWPGTVTAPDPTVERMSGLLRPRWRTTSKLGFGVMQPYFKTLGPHADLTVTPYLSASRTTTLMMRYRQAFWNGATEWNGAITRDDIRDGETRGYLFGAAQWELPRGYELGIQVQMASDDDYLRDYDITDADRLWSGLTLQRVTSDKLVWARVGNYQSLRDDEDDSTSPTQVADAIWIRRWRLGGGDAGLEWSTHAHRRPSGENIIGRDVARASVSMDWRGTRILPGGVVANAATGLDTDFYAIRDDERYDNNVVRTMPWVSATLRYPLTGSDGYASYVLEPVAQLVWSGDDDKEDEIPNEDSRQIEFDEGNLFALSRYPGWDARETGLRANLGMTWTRFDPAGWSLAIAGGRVFRDQELDDEDAPMPLRGKRSDWLLAGHYSDISGLSLSNRALFDDDFDINRDELRLGWARPGLELSLGYLWMKADQFEDRNDDLSELTGEIGWQVAQGWWATAFSRHDLEESRAQEAGLGLAYQNECISVELAASRNFIDTENTDPETDIDLSIRLGGFGRQPENKGTVARRSCLR is encoded by the coding sequence ATGAACCGTTTGCTCTTCGCATCTCTGTGCCTTGCCTGCGCGGCACCGGCCTCTGGTCAGGACATGACCGGGGCGGCGCAGCCGTGGTGGGAAACGGATCCGGCCTATGGTGCCGCTGACGGCCCGGCACTCGCGCCGACCGAGGATGCCGACCCGAACGCGCCCTATGCCGACGGAACCGAGCTGAGCCGTCTGACCGGCAGCATCCGGCCGCCGCAGCGCGATGTGACGATCTCTGACGACGACCTCGATGAGGAAGGGAGCGCAGCGACCGTTCTGGCAGATTATTTTTCCGTTTCCGAAGACCGGACACTCACCGCCTCGGGTGGCGTCGTCGTCTGGTATGACGGGGCGCGGCTTGTCGCCGACCGGGTGCGCTATGATGGCGAGACCGGCGAAATGACGATCACCGGCCCCATCCATCTGACGCGTCCCGGCGACGTAGGCACCGAGGATGACGCAATTCTGATCGCCGATCAGGCGCAGCTTTCGCAGGATATGCGCGACGGGCTGCTGCGTGGTGCGCGACTGGTGCTGGCGCGGGAAATGCAGATGGCCGCGACCGAGATCACCCTGACCGGAAACGGGCGGTTCACGACGCTGGATAATGTCGTCGCCTCATCCTGCCAGATCTGTGCCGAGGACCCGACGCCGCTCTGGGAAATCCGCGCCCGGCGGATCACCCATGACGACGACTTGAACATGCTGCGCTTCGAGCATCCGCAGCTTCGCGCATTCGGGCTGCCCATCGGTTCGTGGCCCGGCACGGTCACCGCCCCCGATCCCACAGTCGAACGCATGTCCGGCCTGCTGCGTCCCCGCTGGCGGACCACCTCGAAACTGGGTTTCGGGGTAATGCAGCCCTATTTCAAAACGCTTGGGCCTCATGCGGATCTGACCGTCACGCCTTATCTTTCCGCGTCCCGCACCACGACACTGATGATGCGCTATCGTCAGGCCTTCTGGAACGGCGCGACCGAATGGAACGGCGCGATCACCCGCGACGATATCCGCGACGGGGAAACCCGCGGCTATCTGTTCGGTGCCGCGCAATGGGAACTGCCCCGCGGCTATGAATTGGGCATTCAGGTCCAGATGGCCAGCGACGACGATTATCTGCGCGATTACGACATTACCGATGCCGACCGGCTCTGGAGCGGGCTGACCCTGCAACGGGTGACATCCGACAAGCTGGTCTGGGCTCGTGTGGGCAATTACCAGTCGCTGCGGGACGATGAGGACGATTCGACCTCGCCCACACAGGTGGCCGATGCGATCTGGATCCGCAGATGGCGGCTTGGCGGAGGCGATGCGGGGCTTGAATGGTCCACACATGCCCATCGCCGCCCCTCGGGTGAAAATATCATCGGTCGCGACGTGGCGCGGGCCTCGGTCTCGATGGACTGGCGGGGGACCCGGATCCTGCCCGGTGGGGTGGTCGCAAATGCAGCAACTGGTCTGGATACCGATTTCTATGCGATCCGGGACGATGAACGCTATGATAATAATGTCGTGCGCACCATGCCCTGGGTATCGGCGACGCTGCGCTATCCGCTGACCGGCAGTGACGGTTACGCATCCTATGTTCTGGAACCCGTCGCGCAGCTTGTCTGGTCCGGGGATGACGACAAGGAAGACGAAATTCCGAACGAAGACAGCCGCCAGATCGAATTCGACGAGGGCAATCTGTTCGCACTGTCGCGCTATCCCGGCTGGGACGCCAGAGAAACCGGGCTTCGCGCGAATCTCGGCATGACATGGACCCGTTTCGACCCGGCAGGCTGGTCCCTGGCAATCGCCGGAGGCCGGGTCTTCCGCGATCAGGAGCTTGACGATGAGGATGCTCCGATGCCCTTGCGCGGCAAGCGGTCGGACTGGCTGCTTGCCGGACATTATTCGGATATTTCGGGTCTCTCGCTGTCCAACCGCGCATTGTTCGACGACGATTTCGACATCAACCGCGATGAGCTTCGCCTTGGTTGGGCGCGGCCCGGGCTGGAACTCAGCCTCGGCTATCTGTGGATGAAGGCCGATCAGTTCGAGGATCGGAACGACGATCTCTCTGAACTGACCGGGGAAATCGGCTGGCAGGTCGCGCAGGGCTGGTGGGCGACCGCCTTCAGCAGACATGATCTTGAGGAAAGCCGCGCACAGGAGGCCGGTCTCGGTCTGGCCTACCAGAATGAGTGTATCAGCGTGGAACTGGCCGCCTCGCGCAACTTCATAGATACCGAGAATACCGACCCGGAAACTGATATCGACCTGTCCATCCGGCTGGGAGGCTTCGGCCGCCAGCCAGAAAACAAGGGCACGGTGGCGCGGCGCAGTTGCTTGCGCTAG
- the lptG gene encoding LPS export ABC transporter permease LptG: protein MTLARYIATRYLRSFLLLAGVFLAILLLIDMVEQIRRFSDDGISLGGAAKLSALAVAGSFYQILPLIGLLAGIALFLALSRSSEMVAIRASGRSALRCVAAPSIMAGIIGALAVAVLNPVVAATESQYSAAVTRIESGSTQTVSLGDDAVWLRQGIGDEGEQMMIRAARTSPDATTLYDASFIIYAPGTGPATRIEAQQARLIGNNWELSSVKEWSLTDPNPEADARRMETLSLPTELTADRIRDGFGSPDAIPIWELPGYIAGLKRAGFSALRHQVWLQMELALPLTLAAMVLIASVFTMRHMRGRRTGGLVLAAFAAGMALFFLRNMAQVLGDTAGVPPWLAGWAPPVVGILFAVGAILQLEDG from the coding sequence ATGACCCTCGCACGCTATATCGCCACGCGCTATCTTCGTTCCTTCCTGCTTCTGGCCGGGGTTTTTCTGGCCATTCTGCTGCTGATCGACATGGTGGAACAGATCCGCCGCTTTTCAGATGACGGGATCAGCCTTGGCGGGGCGGCCAAGCTTTCAGCCCTGGCGGTGGCGGGCAGTTTTTACCAGATCCTGCCGCTGATCGGTCTTCTGGCCGGGATTGCGCTGTTTCTGGCATTGTCGCGCTCATCCGAGATGGTGGCCATCCGCGCCTCGGGCCGCTCGGCGCTGCGCTGCGTTGCGGCTCCGTCGATCATGGCCGGGATTATCGGGGCGCTTGCCGTTGCCGTTCTGAACCCGGTCGTCGCCGCGACCGAGTCGCAATATTCCGCAGCCGTGACCCGGATCGAATCGGGCAGCACACAGACTGTCAGTCTTGGCGACGATGCGGTCTGGCTGCGTCAGGGGATCGGCGATGAGGGTGAGCAGATGATGATCCGCGCCGCTCGCACCAGCCCAGATGCCACGACGCTTTACGATGCAAGCTTCATTATCTACGCGCCGGGAACCGGTCCCGCCACCCGGATCGAGGCGCAGCAGGCAAGGCTGATCGGCAACAACTGGGAGCTGAGCAGCGTCAAGGAATGGTCGCTGACCGACCCCAATCCCGAAGCCGATGCCCGCCGGATGGAGACGCTGAGCCTGCCGACGGAACTGACCGCAGATCGCATCCGCGACGGTTTCGGCAGCCCCGACGCGATCCCGATCTGGGAGTTGCCGGGCTATATCGCCGGACTGAAACGCGCCGGCTTCTCGGCGCTGCGCCATCAGGTCTGGCTGCAAATGGAACTGGCCCTGCCGCTGACGCTGGCGGCGATGGTCCTGATTGCCTCGGTGTTCACCATGCGCCATATGCGGGGGCGCAGAACAGGCGGGCTTGTCCTTGCCGCCTTCGCCGCCGGAATGGCGTTGTTTTTCCTTCGCAACATGGCGCAGGTTCTGGGCGACACCGCAGGCGTTCCGCCCTGGCTTGCGGGGTGGGCGCCGCCAGTTGTCGGAATATTATTTGCGGTCGGCGCTATTCTGCAATTAGAGGACGGATGA
- the lptF gene encoding LPS export ABC transporter permease LptF, giving the protein MNRIDRYILKLMLIFFGFFALVLVAVYWVNRAVSLFENLIADGQTALVVLEFTLLTLPLVISVVLPVAAFAATAYGTNRLSGDSELVAMQAAGLSPWRLARPVLAFGILVALMVTMLVHAIVPMARAQLAARQDQISENVTAQLLNPGVFQYPAPGLTLFIREMSPLGELGGLFLEDARDPASVTSYSADSALILRAESGPMLLMMNGVVQALRPGADSPLLSVTRFEEMTYDLGGMIGGSDSGGRDLRDYSTRRLLTPDQELLDATGATPQRARLEAHERLAKPLLSPVAAMLGFATLLVGGFSRFGVWRQVAWAIVALIFVQLLTNWAANRAGDEPSLWPIVYLPAAIGGLICAVLLWISGRRKRPRYSGSEQESA; this is encoded by the coding sequence ATGAACCGGATCGACCGCTATATACTGAAGCTGATGCTGATCTTCTTCGGCTTCTTCGCGCTTGTTCTGGTGGCCGTCTATTGGGTCAACCGGGCCGTATCCCTGTTTGAGAACCTGATCGCGGATGGCCAGACCGCTCTGGTCGTGCTGGAGTTCACGCTTCTGACCCTGCCGCTTGTCATTTCCGTCGTGCTGCCCGTGGCGGCCTTCGCAGCGACGGCATATGGCACGAACCGCTTATCCGGCGATTCCGAACTGGTCGCCATGCAGGCCGCCGGTCTTTCGCCGTGGCGGCTGGCCCGTCCGGTGCTTGCTTTCGGCATTCTCGTTGCGCTTATGGTCACCATGTTGGTGCACGCAATCGTCCCGATGGCGCGGGCACAGCTTGCCGCGCGTCAGGATCAGATCTCCGAGAACGTTACCGCGCAGCTTCTCAATCCCGGTGTGTTTCAGTATCCCGCCCCGGGTCTTACCCTGTTTATCCGCGAGATGAGCCCGCTTGGGGAACTTGGGGGTCTGTTTCTTGAAGATGCCAGAGACCCGGCCTCGGTCACCTCATACAGCGCCGATTCAGCGCTGATCCTTCGTGCGGAAAGCGGCCCCATGCTGTTGATGATGAACGGCGTGGTGCAGGCATTGCGACCGGGTGCCGACTCCCCGCTGCTTTCCGTCACGCGGTTCGAGGAAATGACCTATGATCTGGGAGGCATGATCGGAGGCAGCGATTCCGGCGGCAGAGACCTCCGCGACTATTCGACCCGGCGTCTTTTGACCCCGGATCAGGAATTGCTGGACGCAACCGGCGCGACGCCGCAGCGGGCGCGGCTTGAGGCGCATGAGCGGCTTGCCAAGCCGCTTCTGTCTCCGGTCGCTGCAATGCTGGGATTCGCCACATTGCTGGTCGGAGGGTTTTCCCGCTTCGGCGTCTGGAGGCAGGTTGCCTGGGCCATCGTCGCGCTGATTTTCGTGCAGCTTCTGACCAACTGGGCGGCGAACCGGGCCGGGGATGAGCCCTCGCTCTGGCCCATTGTCTATCTGCCCGCCGCAATCGGAGGGCTGATCTGCGCCGTTCTGTTATGGATATCGGGACGGCGGAAGCGCCCGCGATATTCGGGAAGCGAACAGGAATCGGCATGA
- a CDS encoding leucyl aminopeptidase codes for MTHPVEIRFTETTTDGLTEREGRVALILGDDARLPPKLPRTVRSALARAAESAEFGKLKPGQSLTLAYPAGLQAESVMLVKLPKKASVSEARKAGGAIGAALGKGGMLVMVGHHPMAGDIALGLALRGYDFSVYKTRKDDGDAEGASVIPAEPPQSVTARGQGDAVLNDAAADSNQRGGSSAEETPDPAKAHVTFMCAKPETLSRRVADQAAVAEGVFFTRDLVNEPANILTTSDFADRLQAMEEIGLEVEVLDEEEMAKLGMRALLAVGQGSESPSKLVVMRWNGGASDDAPVALVGKGVVFDTGGISIKPAAGMEEMTMDMGGAGVVAGVMRTLALRRAKANVVGLVGLVENMPDGRAQRPGDIVKSMKGDTIEVINTDAEGRLVLADVLWYAQEKYRPRAIVDLATLTGAVIIALGHEHAGIFSNDDDFAGQVLKAAAAEGEGVWRLPLAPAYDKQLDSRLADMKNVGGRAAGSITAAQFLQRFVREGNPWVHIDIAGVALPPGGGDLAPKGASGWGVMTLNRLIQDNYEG; via the coding sequence ATGACCCATCCGGTCGAGATCCGGTTCACCGAAACAACCACAGACGGCCTGACCGAGCGTGAGGGGCGCGTGGCTCTGATTCTCGGCGATGATGCCCGGTTGCCGCCGAAATTGCCGCGAACGGTGCGGAGCGCATTGGCGCGCGCCGCCGAATCGGCCGAGTTCGGGAAGCTGAAGCCCGGCCAGTCGCTGACGCTTGCCTATCCGGCCGGGTTGCAGGCGGAATCGGTGATGCTGGTGAAGCTGCCGAAAAAGGCCTCGGTCAGTGAGGCGCGGAAGGCTGGCGGTGCGATCGGTGCGGCGCTTGGGAAAGGCGGGATGCTGGTGATGGTGGGGCATCACCCGATGGCCGGTGACATCGCGCTCGGTCTGGCGCTGCGCGGATATGATTTCTCTGTCTACAAGACCCGCAAGGATGATGGCGATGCAGAAGGGGCCTCCGTCATCCCCGCCGAGCCGCCGCAATCGGTGACGGCAAGGGGGCAGGGCGACGCGGTTCTGAACGACGCAGCAGCCGATAGCAATCAGCGTGGCGGTTCCTCTGCTGAAGAAACTCCCGATCCGGCGAAGGCGCATGTCACTTTCATGTGTGCCAAGCCGGAAACCCTGTCCAGGCGGGTCGCAGATCAGGCCGCCGTCGCGGAAGGCGTCTTCTTTACCCGCGATCTGGTGAATGAACCGGCGAATATCCTCACCACTAGCGATTTCGCGGACCGGCTTCAGGCGATGGAGGAAATCGGGCTTGAGGTCGAGGTGCTGGACGAGGAGGAGATGGCGAAGCTGGGTATGCGGGCGCTTCTGGCGGTAGGGCAGGGCTCTGAATCGCCGTCCAAGCTTGTCGTGATGCGATGGAATGGCGGTGCCAGCGACGATGCGCCTGTGGCCCTGGTCGGCAAGGGCGTTGTGTTCGACACGGGCGGGATTTCGATCAAACCCGCTGCCGGTATGGAAGAGATGACGATGGATATGGGCGGCGCGGGTGTCGTTGCCGGTGTCATGCGGACCCTCGCCTTGCGGCGGGCGAAGGCGAATGTCGTCGGTCTGGTCGGTCTGGTCGAGAACATGCCGGATGGTCGCGCACAGCGTCCGGGCGATATCGTGAAATCCATGAAGGGCGACACGATCGAGGTGATCAATACCGATGCAGAAGGCCGTCTGGTTCTGGCCGATGTGCTCTGGTACGCGCAGGAAAAATACCGCCCGCGTGCCATTGTCGATCTGGCGACGCTGACCGGAGCGGTTATCATCGCGCTTGGCCATGAACATGCCGGGATTTTCTCGAATGACGACGATTTCGCCGGTCAGGTGCTGAAAGCCGCTGCCGCCGAAGGCGAGGGCGTGTGGCGTCTGCCGCTTGCACCGGCCTATGACAAGCAACTCGACAGCAGGCTTGCCGATATGAAGAATGTGGGCGGACGTGCCGCAGGCTCGATTACCGCAGCGCAGTTCCTTCAGCGCTTCGTCCGGGAGGGTAACCCCTGGGTGCATATCGACATTGCCGGTGTCGCGCTGCCGCCCGGTGGTGGGGATCTTGCGCCGAAAGGGGCATCCGGCTGGGGTGTGATGACCCTGAACCGGCTGATCCAGGACAATTACGAGGGCTGA